AAAAAAATCCAGGCCAAGGTCCAGGAGGTGCGCGCCGACGTGGGCGTCGCCTTCGATGGGGACGCCGACCGACTCCTCGTGTGCGACGAAAATGGCAAAATTCTGGATGGCGACCACCTCCTGGCCATGTGTACCCAGGAGATGCACCGCAAGGGAACCCTGCGCGGCGGCGGTGTCGTGACAACGGTCATGTCCAACCTGGGCCTGGAACGTTTCGTCACCCAACTCGGCCTGCAAATGGTGCGCACCCAGGTGGGTGACCGCCATGTCCTGGAACATATGGTCAAACACGGCTTCAACCTGGGGGGTGAGCAGTCGGGACATGTCATCTTCCTGGATCACAACTCCACCGGCGACGGCCTGGTCTCGGCCATCAAGATTCTTGAGTTGATGGTCACCCGCCAACGCCCCCTCTCGGAACTCGCCGCCGACATGCACCTCGTGCCGCAAATCTTGAAAAATGTCCGGTTCATACCTGGATCCGATCCCCTCTCCGATCCACAGGTACAAAACGTGATCGCCCAGGTGGAACAAGAGCTGGCCGGCCATGGCCGCCTCCTGATCCGCAAATCCGGCACCGAACCCAAAATCCGCGTCATGCTGGAAGGAGATTCACAGGCCAAAATCGAATCCCTGGCCGAAGATATCTGCAAAACTATTCGTCATGCCGGGGATGCAACATGAATGAAACCCTGAATCACGCCCCCCCGTGCGTCAGGTGTTGTCCCATACGCGCCATGTCTTCATAATGGTCGGGTGTGGATGAGGTTGTATGGCAGAAAAAAGAGCAGTACAAGGCAAGTCACAAGGAACGTCGTATCGTTGCACCCCCTCAGGCGCTCACCTGCCGCGCCAACTCCCGGGGTGGTCACTTTTTCTCTGGAGGGAACAGCCATAAGCAAACAGCCAGTCAAGGATCGTGGACCCCAACTCACCGATACCACCCGCATCAATGAACAGATCCGGGTACCGGAGGTCCGACTGATCGATGAAAATTCGGAGCAGGTTGGAATCATCTCCCGCACGGAGGCCATGAGCCGCGCCTTCGAGGTCGGGCTTGATCTCGTGGAAGTGGCGCCAGAAGCAAGGCCCCCCGTCTGCAAGATCATGGATTACACCAAGTTCAAGTACCAAAAAGCGATTCGTGAGCGCCAGGCCCGCAAAAACCAAACCCGGATCGATACCAAAGAGGTCAAGTTCCGGCCCGGCACGGACATCCATGACTACGATGTCAAGCTCCGCAGCATTCGCAAATTTTTGGAGCAGGGCAACAAGGTTAAATGCACCCTGCGCTTCCGAGGACGGGAAATGGCCCACCAGGAGCTGGGAATGACCCTCCTGGGACGCCTGGAAATCGCCCTGGATGACTTGGCCAAGGTGGAACAAAGACCGCGCCTGATGGGACGCCAGATGACCATGGTGGTGGCTCCGACCGTTCCGGTCAAGAAAAAATAAAATCGCCGCACAAACAGTTCAACGGATAAAAACATGCCTAAAATCAAAACACACCGAGGCGCCGCCAAGCGGTTCAAGCTCACCGGTTCCGGAAAGTTCAAACGTAATAAGGCGTACAAACAACATATCTTGACCTCAAAAAGTCAAAAACGTAAACGCAACATGCGCCTGGCAGGTATGGTGGCCGATGTCGACATGGCCGCCGTCCACCGCATGCTGCCCAATCATTACTGACAAAATTCAGAGTCCAAGGGGCTGCTCCCCCGGCAACTCCAGGGGAGCGTCCCGGCAACGTTCGGAACGAAACCCCGACCGGGTTTCCATGGACCCTTGCAGTGCATGCGTGATCGGCTCATCATCCCCGGTCGCACAAAACAGTGCAACAAACCTCCGGGCAACCTGACACCGAGGAAAGCCCGAATCACCCGTTGATGAAAGGAACTCAAGGATGCCACGCGTTAAACGAGGTGTGCAGTCGCGCCAGCGCCGCAAAGGTGTGCTCAAACTGGCCAAAGGGTATCGGGATCGCCACGGCAGCTGTTTCACGATCGCCAAACAAAAAGTGGATAAAGGGTTGCAATATGCCTACCGCGACCGAAAAGTCCGCAAACGGGAGTTCCGGGCACTCTGGATCGTCCGCATCAATGCAGCCGTCCGGGAGTTCGGACTCTCCTACAGCCGCTTCATGAACGGACTGAAAAAAGCCGGCATCGAGCTGGACCGCAAAGTGCTCGCCGATCTGGCCAT
This genomic window from Magnetococcales bacterium contains:
- the infC gene encoding translation initiation factor IF-3, encoding MRLYGRKKSSTRQVTRNVVSLHPLRRSPAAPTPGVVTFSLEGTAISKQPVKDRGPQLTDTTRINEQIRVPEVRLIDENSEQVGIISRTEAMSRAFEVGLDLVEVAPEARPPVCKIMDYTKFKYQKAIRERQARKNQTRIDTKEVKFRPGTDIHDYDVKLRSIRKFLEQGNKVKCTLRFRGREMAHQELGMTLLGRLEIALDDLAKVEQRPRLMGRQMTMVVAPTVPVKKK
- the rplT gene encoding 50S ribosomal protein L20, whose product is MPRVKRGVQSRQRRKGVLKLAKGYRDRHGSCFTIAKQKVDKGLQYAYRDRKVRKREFRALWIVRINAAVREFGLSYSRFMNGLKKAGIELDRKVLADLAITQPEGFAQLAASAKAAL
- the rpmI gene encoding 50S ribosomal protein L35 yields the protein MPKIKTHRGAAKRFKLTGSGKFKRNKAYKQHILTSKSQKRKRNMRLAGMVADVDMAAVHRMLPNHY